The genomic DNA aaaaaaatgttatttttgccaAAATGAAAGTTTTAAGAGCAAACACAGTCTGAGTGTATTTCCAGAGAATGCGCTGGCAACAGCTTCTTTCTCACCATTTGTTCCCATGTCACATAGATGCGGGGCTGAGAAccgtgggggtgtgggggggggggggggggggggagactgaCGCTCGCAGCTGCACCGAGTCCTTGGCTGAGGCTGGGGCTGCCCAGATGCTATTACATATTGGCCAACAGGAGAGAAAGCAAGTCAGCTGTTTCAGACACTGGTGGGGCAACTTTCTCAGCCATAGATTCAAGGACCATGGCTGCCATTTTGTTGGCTTGAACTAGCCAGTATAGACCTCCATTAGGAGAGAAAGAGCCCACCAAGCATCCCTTACagatgtgccccccccccccccccccccccgagagaGTCACCTGCCTACTACGTAGTCCATCTCACCCACGTTTCTGCTCAACAGCTGCTAGGCTAGGTGGAGAGACTACTCCTTCTTATACTTCAGTCCTTAGCCTTAGGTCAGTGGGCTCTAGAGACATGGTCTGGCTTATAGGAATCTCTGCCTCTTGccaattcaaaattttaaataattacagaCTTTCTGAGATGCTGTGTGTATTCACAGGGAACCTAagtgagaggggtggggagaaagttCTCTTAGAAAATTAGACTTTTGGGACAGACAGGTGACTAGCACCTCAGGTATGctactatttccttcttttcaaccCTTCTTCCCAGAGGCctgatatagagagagagagggacagacggAGAAGTCAGGAATAATTCACTGGAGTGTATGAATAATTCCTACGACATATACTGATCTTTGTGCCAAAATGAACACTCCTGTCATTTATGTGAAATAGCAAACAAGAGCGCCAAAAGATTTGTTGGACTAATCCTCATTCTTAGAGACTGAGTTCACTGGACTAACACCTTATTAAAAACtgcatgggggtgcctgggtggctcagtcggttaagcatctgactcttgatttcagctctggtcatgatctcagggtcgtgggatcaagccctacatcgggctacgtgctaggcatggagcttgcttgggagtctctctctccttttccctttgtaccgcccccccccccaacctgcaTGTAAATAGTCTGTAAGACTAAAGGGTAACCATAAGTTGCTTGTGAGTGACTGTAAAACACAGCTTAAGGTGTTATGGCCCAAGATGCCCCATTTGTACTATGAACGGCTAGGAGTGCTAGAACGAACTAAGTTTCTCAGGATGAAAAACATCCTTAGGGATGACAAACCAGGAGTTTTGCCTGCATACCAGCACTTTGATAAAATTCATCGTAAAGGCATGAATCACCACGGATGTGGAAATACACATAGTAAGGAAAAATTACACAGAAATCCACTTCTCTGGTCAACCCGGGCTCTTTGACAGGATTAATAAATTGTGTATGCTGCCTTCTCTTCGTCCACCTGTTTATTCTGGCTTTTCAAAAGCCTTTGGTAATACTTCTCAGCAGAAGTTTTAAGATACACGCAGCATATATGCACATACTCTGAGGCACTGTGTGTCTCAGGGCAATAAAGTAGGGGCACTTCTCTGACAAGAAAAAGATGAATCTTATTTAATGTAGCTGGGAGGTAAAATGCCAAGCTGAAGGGGATACACTTCAGATTTCAGAAgtgaataaaaaggaataatgagcttcacagaattaaaaaatttaaggtaaaaaaaaaatctaaggtaAGGTCATATTTTCCAATGtccctatttttcagatgaggaatgCCAAGCATTTATCTCAAGCAAAACTGAAAATTAGATCCTGGCCTCCCAAATTCTGTGAATGCCTAGGAGTGCTCGAGTCCTTCGTTGTCCAGCTAGTCCTCTCAGAGAAATGGGGGCCCCAGAAGTCTATCCCCCATGGAAACAGATCAGGACTGTGCAGCAGGCCCTCTCTCATTTCTCTAGGCCCCTTATCCAccaaccaccacacacacatatatatggtggCTCCCCTGAGATTGGACGAACAGCAAACATTGTCTTATCAGCTGCCTGGAAAATAACTGTTGGTTTGATCTGCTGATTTGGAAGCCAGCCCTGCTGAGCTCAAGAGTTTGCTATTAGGCAGACTAGAGTTAATTCACTTGGGGTCTGTTTCCTCACAGCCCTGGACACCAGGCTCAGTGCTTTACCTTCGCTGTTGAAGAGTCCCATGCACAAAGCTTTAGGATTTGCTGAGGGATGAGTCACCTGTGCCCTTCAGTTAGGGTTTGTGGGTGGATTACCGCTCTCCTGTTGGAGTTCAGATTAACAAATGCCTTGGTTCTGTTTAAAAAGTGATTCCCCCCCCCCTGAAAAATCAAAGCGAGAGTCTAGTCCTTGAGTTCCTTGAGGATATCTTCAAACTGCTGCGTGTCTACGTGTGTTTACTTCTGCCATCCAGAACAAATCCCTTGAGCCTAGACAGACTGAGCGATACCCGCTTGGCTCAGGATCCACGTTTCAAACCCATAGGGGAAAGGCTATGGAAGTGCTGGTGCGCGTGAAGTTTCCTCGCAGCTCCCGGCCTCCCCTCTGGGATCACTGTAAAGGGCGCATACTCTTCTTTCCACCAATTTCTAACAAGCTCATTAGTGAGGGATTGCCTGAGAGTGGAACAGTTAGTTTGTATTTTCGGATCTGAATGCACAGAACCTTCTGCCAGACTCCGGGAGACAGACAGTGTAAACCCGAACGTGATTAAACACAGAGCCGCCGATACTCCGTCCTTCccagcctgctgcttcccctccccAAGCTGAAATCAGCCTGCGGTTGGGCACCGGGCTGAGCGCGCGGCGGGACCACTGCCCTGGCCTGGAGGCCGCACACGCACATGCCCTCCTTCCCAGCACACGCGGCCTGCTGCAGGGGGGCCTCTCTCACCGAATTTCCTCAGTGGGCTGCACGGACGTGGAAAGCATGCTTTTTAATGTAATGGGAAAAGCAAAACAGTAGGAGTAGTCACTCTAAGGAAACCCAAGGAAATGAGCGAAGAGGAACAcgggagagaaagagcaggcgAGAGTGTAACAGGAGAAGGGCAGCGCGAGGGCAGCACACTCCTGTTGCCTGGAACAGTCTTTGCCAAGCCCGTGTGCGCGGACAGGAGCCGGCCTTCCAAACCGGCAGGGACGCACCAGAGCGGCGGGTGCGCAGCACGCGCAGCACGCGCAGCGCGAGGGCCCCGCCGTCTCCCCGCGCGCTTACCTGCGATCCCTTGCAGCAACCCGCAGAcgttgaaaagacttttcttcATGATGCTCTGCACACACATGGTGAAGACGGACACCAAGGCCACGGTGCAGAGGATGAAGATGCCCACGGCGAGGAAGATAGCGGTGGCCTGCCAGAAGCCGCTGGCAATCTCGCCGAAGTTCTCGGCGTAGGGCCCGCACAGCGTCTCCCGCGGCACGTGCTGCACGCCAGGGTTGCGGATGCAGCGGGCGTAGATGCCCAAGGTCGGGTGGTAGGGCTCCGACGAGCCTCCGCTCCGGTCGTCGGGCTCGGCGCCGCTGCGACCCTTGGCTGTGCCGATGAGCCAGTCGGCGCTCATGAAGGCAATGAGCTCTGCAAAAGCCACCACAATACTCAGGAGGGTCCAGAGCATCGAGCGACAGGTGACAATAACATGACACATATTGATGTTCCAGGCGGAGAAGTCAGGAGTCCACGGGGTGAAGAACAGCCAgcgggtggggagggaggctcaGGCGGCCTCAGGAAGCAGTCGCTGCTCCGGGCGCTCGCTCCCACAGCCTGGGGCTCCCTCTGGCCGGCGTCTGGCAGCGCGGCGCCGGGCCGTCATGCTGCCATGTCCGAGCTCGGAGCGCGGCCTCACCTacgggagggaaggcaggagggcgGTGAGCGGCGGCCAGGCTCCGCCCCGCGGCGCCGGCGCCAGCGAGCGCGCGGCCCCCAAAGCCAAGTGTGCGGGCGCCGCGGGGCTGCTCCCCGcgctccccagccctccccagccccggccGCCGCGCGCCGCTCGGCGCCCGCCCGCCAGAGCCCCGCCGGAGCCCCGCCGGAGCAGATCCCGGGCCCCGGGCGGCGCGCCGCCGTCACCGGGTTTCTTTGTTCCCATTCTCGGCGAGCTCTCGCGCCCTGTGTGCggtggttcccttttctccgggCCGGCGGGGGGCCGACCCTTCGGCACAGGAGCTCCCGCCAGAGCCGCGGCACTCTCGGGATGGGGCTCCTGCTCCACCATCTCTTACCAGACAAGGTCAACGGCACGGAGAGCCAGATAGATCTCGATAGGACCTGCAGGCAACGAACGCTGCCGACGGCCTGGCCGTGTTTTTATAAAGCTCACAGGGACTCTCTGCCTGCTGTCTTGGTACAAGATGAGGTGAGTTTTGAAAAACTCGCACCAAAAGCTTTTGCTTAGAGACAGGGCAGCAACACCCACTTTTATTGCCTGGGAATCAAATTAGTGGCAGAGACCTGAGAGTGAGGGTTTGCTTCATAGGTAAGTGAGAATTTATAGAAGGAAGCAACACCATGAAAAATAACAACACACTGCTCcccaaacttatttttattcatttctcacagGGTGATTTCTGGACAAAAAACTACACTAATTaaaactcaaagaagaaaaaataagaaagcctTGAAGAGTTCATGACGTACTCGGGGAAATCCCTCAAAACAGAGGCATTAATGACCACTGACTAAGTGTCATTACCACTGAGGAGACTTGTTGCCAGAAACTTGCCGAGGAAGAATGCATTCCTTGAACTGTCCCAATTCAGCGACCATGTGCCTCTGCCTGAGCTTCCGTTCACCCCAGGTCTGCAACTCAACATGCCCATTGTTTCTGGTCGCACAAGGGCTCATTCTCTTCCCAGGGACAAATGGCTTCATTACCAGAGGGCTTTGCTCTAACGGCTCAAACCTCCTTGAGAGGGGCCTGAACCCTGAAACAGGGGTACCGTGCTCCTCGGCCGCCCCATTTGCTGCCCCTTCTCCAAGGTCAGGAAGAATCACACAGTTCACATCTGACATCTGGGCACAAGGCTGTGTTGTGAATGATTAGACATTATTAAACTGAGGTCATGTCAACCTCACGAGAACCAGAAAGAGCCCCAGTGTGGTGGGGCAGGGAGTTAGTGACGAGGAAGGGCAGTGGGGAAATAAGGAAGCCCAGAGTCAAGGCGTCCACACCACACTAGTGGACATGCTAGTGAGAGATTACTATTTATCTCCTATAACACGGCACATTTACAAATCCTCATATCATTCTAGTTACACAAGATGCTCTTTTGGGAAATTACCTAACACAGTAGTAAGCACGTAGGCCCTTCATAATTGTcagtgtgcgtgtgcgtgtgtttgcTGAGTGCGGCTCCGCTGAGCACGTGAAGGGAGAAGCGGGTTCCACTCGAGGAGTTCTGGAGTCTGTCAAATTGCCTTTGGACAATTTTCAAGATGAATATAAAACTTCTGTGTGTCTGTGCTCCTACAGAGCCTCGGGGCTCTGCTACAACCTCTTCGGTGACCTGGATCTTAATGACCGTGTCGCGGGTCCACTGTCCTGGGCAGCAAGCTCGGCTCAGAGTCAGGCCTGCAGTCAGGTCGCCACTTACGAAGAGAAAGGGTGTGAAACTTCAGGGGAACGGAAGGTGGCACATTCAGGCTTAGCAAAACGGTCCGGGCCACATTGAGGGCAGGATTATTTAGGGAGCCAAGTGGTTAAGTTCACAAAATGCAGTTCTCTGTCTGTCCGTGCTAAAACAATCCCCCATCTACGGCACCAAATTCTCACATCCAGGCCGGCATGTCTGGAAGGAGGCTTTTATTCTCCTGTTTGGAAGAGGGAGCTAACATGCTTTGCTCTCTCCAGCCTAGTCTGCTAATAACTAAGTGGGATGGCCGTACCACACAAGGCTGACTGACCGGCTTTCCTGGGGATCCAAAAAAAGTCCTCAGATTGACAGGACAAGGGAAAATCTGGAAACGCATCAAGGGGCTTCACCAGGAGCCTGTGCTCTGTAGAGTGTCCCAGTTTGGCCACGTCCCATGTGCAAGGACAGACCCCTGCTGGCACAACATCCATATCAAAGGGGAAACAGATCCTCATGACAGATGTTGTGAACTGTGGGGatcccagcacagagctcaacaCGGCCTCCATGGACGTCCCCCGGACGCCCTGCTTCTCCACAACTCACTCAATAAGACCAGGCCCTCGCTGACCTTCCATGTGGGTGTCTTCTCTCCACAGGCCGCTACGTACATTTCCACTCCAGCACAGCTGACTTCACTGTCATATCCCTGATGGCTGTGCCTCATCTGGACAGTCCTCTGACTTTCAGAAAATGCTGCTGTGATTCTCACAAAGGTCCGCAGAGTAAAGCCTCTTAGCGAGTaataagaaacaacaacaaaaagagactCCTACAGAAGCCTACAGTAGTGATCTGCAGTCATACCAGAGTGAGAATGCAGAGCAAGGGGAAAGTGACAAATGGCAGGTCTCCACAAAGCcctcatatttaaaataaggGTGAAAGTAGTAGGCGGAGCTCAACTGGGTCTGTCACTGCCATCACAGGGAGCAGGGAAGAAGGTGCAGGTGGAGCACAACTACCCGGAGCCCAGTGGCCGGGAGATGACCGTAACAGAGACTGAGGAGCAGAGGAGGTGAGAGGACTCAGGTGCGTCACAACTACCCCAAGTGTGCCCCCATTACGAGAGCAGCAAAGCCCGCGAATGAAGCCATGATGGAGTTTTGAAGAACACTAGCTTGCTTCTTCACTTCGGttctctttttctactttattatgAAAACTGGCAAACATAGAAGTGGAAAAGAACAGACTATGGACATTCAGCTTTGACACCGGTAGACAGCCTCACGCTAACACTCGTTTTTTTCTGAACCACGTGAAAACAAGTCACAGATGTCTTGACACTTCAACCCTAAACACTGTAGCATACACCTCctataaataaagacattttcctaCATAACCACAATAAAATTAACACACCCCCAAAAAACTGACAATACTTTCCTTCTATCCAAAGCCTGGTCCACACTCAAATTTCCCTATCCTGCcccattttttatagtttttttcttaaaataatgactCAGTCAAGGCTCATGCACTTCACTTGGTTTTGTATCTTGTTTCTTTCAGTAAAAAACAATCCTTTCATCCCCTAACCCTGTTTGCATTTTTCCCTTGACACTGagacttttttttgaagatacCAGGCCAGTTGCCTTGTAGAATACCCAACAATCTTGATTTGTCCATTTCCTCATGATGTCACTTAAAGCGTCCTCTATTCCCTGCTTTATAGAAACGAGGTTAAATCTAAAGGCTAGTTCAGAATCAGCTTAAATATTTTTGGTGAGACTCCTTTGCAGGTAACACTGTTTATTCCTACTACATCACATTTGGGAGGAATAATACTGAGTACACCTCAGAATCAGAATAATTTTATACACATATGGACATACATAATTATGTATATGcgtacatgtataaatatatctgtatatatttatacatatatatgggggggggagagacagaaagacaagaCAGACAACATGCCCGGGGTCCTCTGTGGCCCTGAAGAATCAGAATTTTGGTGAGGGAGATGCAGAAGGCTGGCCGGGCAGGGCTCCGTATGTTTGGAAGAGCTCTTTGGGTGAGTGTTGACAGCACTGTTGAGAAGCCCTGTCCTAAGAGATGCCACCCTGGAAGCTTAAAAAGTCCTTTACCAAAGGGATTTTACTTCTAAGAAATGATTGCTGTATTTCTTTGAAATGGAATCACACTTTATATATGACGTATGAAAGCAGGGAAAGCTCTGCAGGCTTGGGGAGTAAGATACAACCTTAGGGAGAGGCAGCCCTTTCCAGGAGGACTGACTTGAACCAACAGAGCCCGGGCTGTAGTGATGAGGAAGGCTCTTGCGTGACGAGAAGGAGGGGCCGTCTTGCCGCTAACTTCAGAGCCCCCGGTCTCAGAAAGGACAGCCCTGGGCTCCTGCCGCCTCCCTGTGACCCTGCCCTCGGCCGGCCAGCCTGCCCTCAGCCAGTCTGCGGGCGGCATCAGGTGCCAACACCACGCTGGGCAAAGGGCACTACACTGTGTGAGCTGGCATGGCGGCGTTTTAAGAGCTCTGTAAACAGACTCAGGagcaaatctcagctctgctgctgcacagctgtgtgtccttgggcaagctATTCACACTGCACCTCGGCccgcctcagtctcctcctctgccaAAAAAGGGTAGCAACATCTTCATCCCGAGGCTGCCGGGAGGAATGAAGGAGATAGCATACGAGGAATGATCAGCAGAGCTTCCTGGTCACTGTGCTCGACATACCTGAGCTATTGTCAATCATTATCAgaggattaaataatttaatgcaTTAATTAATGATGATCATTTTAATCATGGGATCATATGactaaataataaatttactATAGTGACCCATGTGACCCGAGGGACCAATACACTTCCAAGCAGATTGCATTTTGCTCCCACGTCACTGGTGGTTTGTTTGGCAGTATGGTCTCCATCCCAGTGTCTTCTGGAAGGTAAGAGGATAAGGTGAGTAGAATTTAGGTGCTTTTTACCTCCAAGAGTTGGAAAGACCCTCCAGAAGGCTGCCTCTtgaagtgtggtccctggaccaccCCCCATCTCCTAGAGAGAGATGTAGGCcatctgttttaaaaaacattcagtTCCTGGTCCCCACACACTGCATCAAACTTTTTGGAGGTGGTGCCAGAAAGTGTGTTTTTAACACGCGCCCCGGAGATTCTCTGCACGGTGCCGTCTAAGACCGGGTAGGGGGGAGGTCGCTGGCCCCAGCAGTGCcttggagctggggagggagccaAGGAGGGACTTGCCCAGTTCAGGAGGACAGAGCCAGACCACCTGTCTTCGGCACAGCTCCTGACGTCACAGAAGTCAATGGGCTAGTGAATCTGCAGGGACGCAAGCTGCTTCCCCATACACGTGCTCTCCAGTGGTCCTTGTAGAGCATGAAAGAGCTCAAGCGTTCAGGACCTTCTCTTCAGAGCACGCCGGCAGCTCTCAGAACTGATGGACCGGGCTGGTCCAAAAAGCTCAGCACCTTGCAatgattctcaaaaaaaaaaaaaaaaaaatcagctcccAAAGGAGGTTTTGTGAACTCTCAATTGCCCCGGCCACCCCCTCAAACGTGTGGACTGTGGAAATGCGGTCCTCTTGACAATATTTAAGAACGGGCCCCAATGCACTAATCCTTATGCTGTCCTTGGAGTTCCAGTCTTGGCACGCTCACATCCTCCTGCTTGCCACCACGATTTCCTTCCTCGCTCCCTCCCCATCTCCGATCTGACTCTACCCGGAAAACTCCTGCCCTGGCTCTCAACCAGGATGATTTAGCCCCCTCCCCCTTGCAGGGGACATGCGGTGATGTGTGGAGCTATTCCGGGCTTGTCACaacttggggtgggaggggagggtgtgctcctggcatctagtgggccaaggatgctgctgacCGGCCTGCAGGGCACAGGGCAGCCCCACAAAGAGGCAATGTCAGCAGTGTTTACGGTGAGAACCCCTTTCCGGAGGCTTCCTGCATAGAGCAGGGCTGACATTTGCAGGTGCAACATGAAACAGATTGCTAAAGCCGTTGCTTTTTACGAAGGTCTAATGAGTAAGCCATGTTCTACAATCTGGATGGACAGTCATAGTATTTACTACATTAAGTACATATTTAGTCgtttttctgaatttctgtttaCGGTCCACACTAGTCTGTGTGTCCCAAGATGGCAAGCTGACAGAATGCGGATCCCAACTTGCCGGAGTGAACACACTCAGGGACAGTGCCCTTGACCCTGCCTCTTCAGGGGCCCTGAGAGTCTGTTTGGATCACACACAGAAGTCAGCTATTGTTTTCAGTCATCTCTTCTGCAAATGGCAGAATGGGGCTCCCAGCTTATTAAGAGCAGGAGGTCATTCGCTGCTGTCTTTACCTCCCTGAGGGTCTTGCACTACCTCAGACAACTGCAAGTTTGGCCACATGGCCTCTATTTCTCTCAAATTCCCCTCCTCCCGAGCTGGGCTGTCCACTCAATATATGCTCAGGGGGCCTTGGCCATTCCAAATGCCAGGAAACCTCAAGGAACTTCCCAAGAAGACCGAGGGAATGC from Neomonachus schauinslandi chromosome 7, ASM220157v2, whole genome shotgun sequence includes the following:
- the LHFPL2 gene encoding LHFPL tetraspan subfamily member 2 protein, whose protein sequence is MCHVIVTCRSMLWTLLSIVVAFAELIAFMSADWLIGTAKGRSGAEPDDRSGGSSEPYHPTLGIYARCIRNPGVQHVPRETLCGPYAENFGEIASGFWQATAIFLAVGIFILCTVALVSVFTMCVQSIMKKSLFNVCGLLQGIAGLFLILGLILYPAGWGCQKAVGYCGHYASAYRPGDCSLGWAFYTAIGGTVLTFICAVFSAQAEIATSSDKVQEEIEEGKNLICLL